A genomic window from Candidatus Methylacidiphilum fumarolicum includes:
- a CDS encoding lysylphosphatidylglycerol synthase transmembrane domain-containing protein — MNSKQSAAERKKYWLSIVLRSLISTGILSFLFFKVDWTKIATVAQRANPVDIVLGIFFGGGQVFFSAIRWKILLQTQGIFISRAKAFELTLIGQFFNAFLLGSTGGDIVRIYYIIQLYPEKKTAGSLSVIYDRVVGLLGLVLIGLLLAVNFYHLFQANPITRHAVWIFLVVTLIILLLFGLILFFPRLFSVVRLQKNESSFFSNPSFNNLFDAIRRYRHGKKENLLALLYSFASHGSTLIMAYFATRSLNLDIPFLYLAATLAIVSVLISIPITISGLGIREGLIVVFFHLLGIKTEPALSFSLLVFGMSLFWSLVGGIVYLRYKKSRFNDTVLR, encoded by the coding sequence ATGAATTCAAAACAATCGGCAGCCGAAAGAAAAAAATATTGGCTTTCGATTGTATTACGTTCCCTTATTTCGACAGGCATCCTATCTTTTTTGTTTTTCAAAGTCGATTGGACAAAAATTGCCACGGTGGCCCAAAGAGCCAATCCAGTGGACATAGTCCTTGGGATTTTTTTTGGTGGAGGACAAGTTTTTTTTTCTGCGATCCGATGGAAAATTTTACTTCAAACCCAAGGGATATTTATTTCCAGAGCCAAAGCCTTTGAACTGACTCTTATCGGTCAGTTTTTTAACGCTTTTCTTCTTGGTTCTACAGGAGGTGACATTGTACGCATTTATTACATAATCCAACTCTATCCAGAGAAAAAAACGGCCGGCTCTCTTTCTGTCATCTACGATCGAGTAGTAGGTCTTTTAGGCCTAGTTCTAATAGGCCTACTGCTGGCGGTGAACTTTTATCACTTATTCCAAGCCAATCCTATAACGCGCCATGCCGTTTGGATCTTTCTGGTTGTCACCCTCATCATCCTATTGCTTTTTGGGCTCATCCTTTTTTTCCCAAGACTCTTTTCAGTGGTCAGGCTACAAAAGAACGAAAGTTCCTTCTTTTCAAACCCTTCCTTCAACAACTTATTCGATGCTATCCGGCGCTATCGACACGGGAAAAAAGAGAATTTGCTAGCTCTTCTCTATTCTTTTGCCAGCCATGGCTCAACTTTAATCATGGCTTATTTTGCCACCCGTTCTCTTAATCTAGATATCCCCTTTTTGTATTTGGCTGCAACCCTTGCCATTGTGAGTGTTCTCATATCCATTCCCATCACTATATCTGGATTGGGGATTAGAGAAGGACTCATTGTTGTCTTTTTTCACTTATTAGGTATAAAGACGGAACCAGCCTTAAGTTTTTCCCTTTTGGTTTTTGGAATGAGTCTTTTCTGGAGCCTGGTCGGGGGCATTGTGTATTTGCGCTACAAAAAGTCTCGATTTAATGATACAGTACTCCGATGA
- the gcvP gene encoding aminomethyl-transferring glycine dehydrogenase produces MQSLDSFIDRHIGPSNEEIKEMLDFLDLKSLEELTTKAIPESLRTASSLNLPEGTSEEEALKELKAIGNQNRSFRYFIGMGYSESICPKVIRRMILENPDWYTPYTPYQSEISQGRLEALFNFQTLVSELTALPIANASLLDEASACVEAMLMCKRLTADKNRTRFFLSKDCHPQILSVMLTRSRPLGIDLVIEDWQKVGIDTSFFGTLISYPDTNGHLYDFSSFVESLHQKGILVVVHTDLLALSLFKPPGEFGADIAVGSAQRFGLPLFFGGPHPAFISARKGMERKMPGRIVGISKDVYGTPAFRLALQTREQHIRREKATSNICTAQVLPAIVASMYAVYHGAEGLLANSQKILSYAYFLYNQLSALGFKPYPFPFFDTLKIPMDKEKLEEIKNRGLEQGYLFREFEEASALGITLGEKTTPEDLLLLLKIFVPDLKNEPLNLDHLEIPSIPVSLQRQTKFLTQKIFKEYRSETKLNRYIKRLASKDISLTISMIPLGSCTMKLNAAAEMIPILWDCFTEPHPFAGREQTKGYSMLASDLEEWIAEITGMDFVSLQPNAGSQGEIAGLLAIKNYLGSIGQSQRNVCLIPISAHGTNCASAALCGFDIEELACDAQGKLDLLDLETKARKNAQRLAAVMVTFPSTYGIFEETLPEVARIVHRFGGQLYMDGANANAFLGLCKPGELGVDVCHLNLHKTFCIPHGGGGPGVGPIAVKKHLGPFLPSNELRLVEKWKTGLLCAAPLGNAGVLPVSWMFIRMAGKEGLKRCSQIAILNANYMAKKLESAFNILFKGPHGYVAHEFIIDLRPWKKYGIEVEDIAKRLMDYGFHAPTISWPVHGTMMIEPTESESKEELDRFCEALFLIKEELEAIEKGIYPQNNNPLKNAPHPPTVLCLDSWEFPYSRTLAAYPAPWQKDFKYWPPVGRVDNVYGDRNFICCIEN; encoded by the coding sequence ATGCAAAGTTTGGATTCTTTTATAGACAGACATATTGGCCCCTCGAATGAAGAAATTAAAGAAATGTTAGATTTTCTAGATTTGAAAAGTCTTGAGGAGCTGACTACTAAAGCCATTCCTGAGTCTCTTAGAACGGCTAGCTCTCTGAATCTGCCCGAGGGAACTTCTGAAGAAGAGGCTTTAAAAGAGCTCAAAGCTATAGGTAATCAAAACCGATCCTTCCGCTATTTTATTGGCATGGGGTATTCCGAATCGATATGCCCAAAGGTGATTCGTCGGATGATATTAGAAAACCCGGATTGGTATACGCCGTATACTCCCTATCAATCTGAAATTTCTCAAGGTCGACTAGAAGCTTTGTTTAATTTTCAAACCCTTGTTTCTGAACTGACTGCTCTACCCATAGCCAATGCTTCCCTTTTGGATGAAGCCTCTGCCTGCGTCGAAGCCATGTTGATGTGCAAAAGGCTTACGGCAGATAAAAACCGGACTCGGTTTTTTTTATCCAAAGATTGTCATCCGCAAATTCTTTCGGTTATGCTGACAAGATCTCGCCCATTAGGGATTGATCTTGTCATTGAGGATTGGCAGAAAGTAGGAATCGATACGAGCTTTTTTGGGACTTTAATCTCCTATCCAGATACAAATGGTCACCTTTATGATTTTAGCTCTTTTGTAGAGTCTCTCCATCAAAAAGGAATTTTGGTCGTCGTTCATACGGATCTTTTGGCTTTGAGTCTTTTTAAGCCGCCTGGAGAGTTTGGAGCCGACATTGCCGTTGGCTCAGCCCAACGGTTTGGATTGCCTCTATTCTTTGGAGGACCCCATCCAGCTTTTATCTCCGCAAGAAAAGGAATGGAAAGAAAAATGCCCGGTAGAATCGTCGGTATTTCGAAGGATGTTTATGGCACTCCTGCCTTTAGGTTGGCTCTACAAACCCGCGAACAACACATAAGGAGAGAAAAAGCTACAAGCAATATCTGCACAGCCCAAGTCCTTCCTGCGATCGTCGCTTCTATGTATGCCGTTTATCATGGAGCTGAAGGACTATTAGCAAATAGTCAAAAAATCCTTTCTTATGCTTACTTTCTTTACAACCAACTTTCCGCTTTGGGATTTAAGCCTTATCCTTTTCCTTTTTTTGATACCCTCAAAATCCCAATGGATAAAGAAAAGCTTGAGGAAATTAAAAACCGAGGGCTCGAACAAGGCTATCTTTTTAGGGAGTTTGAAGAAGCATCCGCTCTTGGCATCACGCTCGGAGAAAAAACAACTCCTGAAGATCTTCTTTTGCTCTTAAAAATTTTTGTTCCCGACTTGAAAAATGAACCTTTGAATCTGGATCATCTTGAAATTCCTTCTATTCCAGTTTCCCTTCAAAGACAAACGAAGTTTTTGACGCAAAAAATTTTTAAAGAGTACCGCTCCGAAACAAAACTTAACCGATACATCAAGCGGCTTGCTTCAAAAGACATTAGTTTAACGATCTCAATGATTCCCTTGGGATCCTGCACCATGAAACTCAATGCAGCCGCAGAAATGATTCCAATACTCTGGGATTGTTTTACCGAGCCGCATCCGTTTGCTGGCAGAGAGCAGACAAAAGGGTACAGCATGCTTGCATCTGATCTGGAGGAATGGATTGCAGAAATAACTGGAATGGATTTTGTTTCGCTACAGCCCAATGCTGGCTCTCAAGGAGAAATAGCTGGCTTGCTTGCAATTAAAAATTATCTGGGCTCTATAGGTCAAAGCCAAAGAAATGTCTGTTTAATCCCCATCTCTGCTCATGGAACGAATTGCGCAAGTGCGGCTCTTTGCGGATTTGATATCGAAGAGCTAGCGTGCGATGCTCAGGGAAAATTGGATCTTCTAGATCTTGAAACTAAAGCAAGAAAAAATGCTCAGAGGCTTGCTGCCGTGATGGTTACTTTTCCCTCCACTTATGGGATATTCGAAGAAACTCTGCCTGAAGTCGCTCGTATTGTTCACCGCTTTGGTGGACAGCTCTATATGGATGGAGCCAATGCGAATGCCTTCCTTGGCTTATGTAAACCGGGAGAGCTAGGAGTGGATGTATGCCATCTTAACCTCCACAAGACATTTTGTATTCCTCATGGAGGAGGTGGCCCTGGAGTAGGCCCCATCGCAGTAAAAAAGCATTTGGGTCCATTTCTTCCCTCTAATGAGCTACGGTTGGTTGAAAAATGGAAAACAGGTCTTCTTTGTGCTGCTCCTTTAGGGAACGCTGGAGTGTTGCCTGTCAGCTGGATGTTCATCAGAATGGCTGGAAAAGAGGGTCTTAAACGCTGCTCTCAAATCGCTATTTTAAATGCCAATTACATGGCAAAAAAGCTTGAATCTGCCTTTAATATCCTTTTCAAAGGACCTCATGGATATGTTGCCCATGAATTCATTATCGATCTGAGGCCATGGAAAAAATATGGAATAGAGGTTGAAGACATCGCCAAAAGACTCATGGACTATGGCTTTCATGCACCGACCATCTCTTGGCCTGTCCATGGGACCATGATGATAGAACCAACCGAATCGGAATCAAAAGAAGAACTCGATCGATTCTGTGAAGCCTTATTTCTCATCAAAGAGGAGTTAGAGGCCATTGAAAAAGGGATCTATCCCCAAAACAATAACCCTCTGAAGAATGCTCCTCATCCTCCGACTGTCCTCTGCTTAGATAGCTGGGAGTTTCCTTACAGTCGAACGCTGGCCGCTTATCCTGCTCCATGGCAAAAAGATTTTAAGTACTGGCCACCCGTCGGCCGAGTAGATAATGTATACGGTGATAGAAATTTTATTTGTTGTATAGAAAATTAA
- the gcvH gene encoding glycine cleavage system protein GcvH, with the protein MNIPSDRLYTDTHEWVMVSGDVATVGITEHAQRELSDIVFIELPKVGERVSKKSVVGVIESVKAASDLYAPVSGEVLEINSQLTDHPSLINSNPYGEGWLYKIRIINPQELHDLKDADAYRELLKNKEL; encoded by the coding sequence ATGAACATTCCAAGTGATCGCCTCTACACAGACACCCATGAATGGGTTATGGTCAGTGGGGATGTGGCTACCGTAGGCATTACTGAACACGCCCAAAGAGAACTATCTGATATCGTTTTTATAGAACTACCAAAAGTGGGAGAACGAGTCAGTAAAAAATCCGTAGTCGGCGTCATTGAATCGGTCAAAGCAGCCAGCGATCTTTATGCACCAGTCAGTGGAGAGGTTCTGGAAATTAATTCACAGTTGACTGATCATCCTTCATTGATCAACAGCAATCCTTATGGAGAAGGATGGCTATACAAGATCCGAATCATCAATCCTCAAGAACTCCATGACCTCAAGGATGCCGATGCGTATAGAGAGCTGTTAAAAAATAAGGAACTATAA
- the gcvT gene encoding glycine cleavage system aminomethyltransferase GcvT: MIAPSGSVPFTTFLYNRHIELGAYMGTYSGWWMPIYYTSAIKEHQAVRENSGIFDLSHMGQFFVEGPKAMEWLNGILTNDLSLLKDSESQYHLILSESGGIIDDLILYRIGSSSYLLVVNACASEKDYSLLHGYLPFGDVSLIDNRRKWGCIAIQGPTSWNVLKEVFSLDPIPKHTIKKIIFEKEFLYIAATGYTGEDGAELFFPGKIARQLWDHLLEAGKPYGLLPCGLASRNILRLEASLPLNGVDLREDKTPWEAGLSKAVSLSKPYSFPGKAALVLLKDSFQTLLVAFVACEEASPQPKTGSPIFFQGQKCGEVTSGIWSPSLGRTIGMGYVHKSYALIGNKIEIEIRNKLYPFEIRKKPLYKRPTIHR; encoded by the coding sequence GTGATTGCTCCAAGTGGTTCAGTTCCCTTCACCACCTTTCTATACAATCGCCACATTGAGCTTGGGGCATACATGGGAACGTATAGTGGATGGTGGATGCCGATTTATTATACTTCAGCCATAAAAGAACACCAAGCCGTCAGAGAAAATTCTGGCATATTCGATCTCTCTCATATGGGTCAATTCTTTGTGGAAGGGCCCAAGGCGATGGAATGGCTAAATGGAATTTTAACCAACGACTTATCCCTTTTAAAAGACTCAGAAAGCCAGTACCATTTAATCCTTTCGGAGAGCGGTGGGATTATTGACGATCTGATTCTTTACCGGATTGGTTCCTCTTCTTATCTACTAGTAGTAAATGCTTGTGCATCAGAAAAAGATTATTCGCTCCTGCATGGTTATCTTCCTTTTGGGGATGTTAGCTTGATTGACAACCGCCGAAAATGGGGCTGTATTGCCATACAGGGACCCACATCCTGGAATGTACTCAAAGAGGTGTTTTCCCTGGATCCCATTCCCAAGCACACGATAAAAAAAATCATTTTTGAAAAAGAATTTTTGTATATTGCTGCCACAGGGTATACAGGAGAAGACGGAGCCGAACTATTTTTCCCTGGTAAAATTGCTAGGCAATTATGGGATCATTTACTGGAAGCAGGTAAACCCTATGGATTATTACCCTGCGGCCTAGCAAGCAGGAATATTCTTAGGCTTGAAGCTTCCTTACCATTGAATGGAGTCGATCTTAGAGAAGATAAAACACCCTGGGAAGCTGGCTTAAGTAAAGCTGTTAGTCTTTCAAAACCCTATTCTTTCCCAGGGAAAGCTGCGCTTGTCCTATTGAAGGACTCTTTTCAAACCCTCCTTGTTGCTTTTGTCGCCTGCGAAGAGGCCTCACCTCAGCCCAAAACAGGTTCTCCAATTTTTTTTCAAGGCCAAAAGTGCGGCGAGGTAACAAGCGGCATATGGTCCCCTTCCCTAGGAAGGACAATCGGTATGGGGTATGTGCATAAATCGTATGCACTCATAGGCAACAAAATTGAAATAGAAATTAGGAACAAACTCTATCCATTTGAAATCCGGAAAAAACCCCTTTACAAAAGACCTACTATTCATCGATAG